The following are from one region of the Mesorhizobium sp. B2-8-5 genome:
- a CDS encoding glutathione S-transferase family protein codes for MGLLIEGKWQDRAPNTDSGGRFVRTESQWRDWITRDGRPAEGRARGFKAEPGRYHLYVSLACPWAHRTLIFRALKKLEDIISVSVVHHFMGENGWTFKAEDGATGDTLYGLDFLHQIYAKADPAYSGRVTVPVLWDKRQQTIVNNESSEIIRMLNSAFDEWGDAGLDFYPAALRAEIDKINALVYPAINNGVYRAGFATAQKAYEEAFGELFSALDTIEERLSNQRYLAGERITEADWRLFTTLVRFDPVYVGHFKCNLRRIADYPNLSNYLRDLYQVPGVAGTVNLHHIKAHYYGSHGSINPTGIVPAGPELDYAAPHDRNRFRKAA; via the coding sequence ATGGGATTGCTGATCGAAGGCAAATGGCAGGATCGCGCGCCGAACACCGACAGCGGTGGGCGGTTCGTGCGGACGGAGTCGCAATGGCGCGACTGGATTACGCGCGATGGCAGGCCGGCCGAAGGGCGCGCACGCGGCTTCAAGGCGGAACCCGGCCGCTATCACCTCTATGTCTCGCTCGCCTGCCCATGGGCGCATCGCACACTGATCTTCCGTGCCCTGAAGAAGCTCGAGGACATCATTTCGGTCTCCGTGGTGCATCATTTCATGGGCGAGAACGGCTGGACCTTCAAAGCCGAGGACGGCGCCACCGGCGACACGCTCTACGGTCTCGATTTCCTGCACCAGATCTATGCCAAGGCCGATCCGGCCTATTCAGGCCGTGTGACGGTGCCGGTGCTGTGGGACAAAAGGCAGCAGACCATCGTGAACAACGAGTCCTCCGAGATCATCCGCATGCTCAATTCCGCCTTCGACGAATGGGGCGATGCCGGTCTCGACTTCTATCCGGCGGCGCTGCGGGCGGAGATCGACAAGATCAACGCGCTGGTCTATCCGGCGATCAACAACGGCGTCTATCGCGCCGGCTTCGCCACCGCGCAGAAAGCCTATGAGGAAGCGTTCGGCGAATTGTTCTCGGCGCTCGATACGATCGAGGAGCGGCTTTCGAACCAACGCTATCTGGCCGGCGAACGCATCACCGAGGCCGATTGGCGGCTGTTCACGACGCTGGTTCGTTTCGATCCGGTCTATGTCGGCCACTTCAAATGCAATTTGCGCCGCATCGCCGACTATCCGAACCTGTCGAACTATCTGCGCGATCTCTATCAGGTGCCCGGCGTCGCGGGCACGGTCAACCTGCATCACATCAAGGCGCATTACTACGGCAGCCACGGGTCGATCAATCCGACGGGAATCGTTCCGGCAGGGCCTGAGCTTGATTATGCCGCGCCGCATGACCGGAACAGGTTCAGGAAGGCGGCTTGA
- a CDS encoding GNAT family N-acetyltransferase — protein MSLADVKYLPETPAHDPEIEAINDEAFGPGRFVLAAYKIREAGGHDRSMSFVAVKDGTVIASVRMTRVAAGAGRAMMLGPLAVRPAYKNLGIGRKLVAIALEAARKAGAPAVILVGDEPYYGPLGFKRFPRGQITMPRPVDLDRLLHHEIKPGAVARFAGDVCHANTARVAEPAPALARSAATAQQSIDPAMAVAPPLRAS, from the coding sequence ATGAGCCTTGCCGACGTGAAATACCTGCCGGAAACCCCGGCGCATGACCCTGAAATCGAAGCCATCAACGACGAGGCCTTCGGCCCGGGTCGTTTCGTGCTTGCTGCCTACAAGATCCGCGAGGCCGGCGGACATGACCGCTCGATGTCCTTCGTCGCCGTCAAGGACGGCACGGTCATCGCTTCCGTGCGCATGACGCGCGTGGCCGCTGGCGCCGGTCGCGCCATGATGCTCGGCCCGCTCGCGGTGCGCCCCGCCTACAAGAATCTCGGCATCGGCCGCAAGCTGGTGGCGATCGCGCTGGAGGCGGCCAGGAAAGCCGGCGCGCCGGCCGTCATCCTGGTCGGCGACGAGCCATATTATGGGCCGCTGGGCTTCAAGCGCTTTCCGCGCGGGCAGATCACCATGCCGCGTCCGGTCGATCTCGACCGCCTGCTGCATCACGAAATCAAGCCCGGAGCCGTCGCTCGCTTTGCCGGCGATGTCTGTCACGCCAATACGGCGAGGGTTGCCGAACCTGCGCCGGCCTTGGCGCGGTCGGCTGCCACGGCGCAGCAGTCGATCGATCCGGCTATGGCGGTTGCGCCTCCCTTGCGCGCCTCGTAG
- a CDS encoding TrmH family RNA methyltransferase, translating to MNLIPIDDPQDPRVAAYLDIRERDLAGRHGRFVAEGKVVLDLLLSTGRFAAESALILENRLAGVQEILRKAPPEFPVYVAAGEVMDRIAGFHMHRGILAIGMRGDPAPAEILVETLPRRALAVVLVGISNHDNMGAIFRNAAAFGAGAVLLDRTCCDPLYRKAIRVSVGAALKVPFATFDDTGTFTATLDRLGFSQFALSPRGNVDIRAVERSARLALYLGTEGEGLPRDLLARLQTVRIAMAEGFDSLNVAAASAIALHRFSKAGDA from the coding sequence ATGAACCTCATCCCCATCGACGATCCTCAGGACCCGCGCGTCGCTGCCTATCTCGATATCCGCGAGCGCGATCTCGCCGGCCGGCATGGCCGCTTCGTCGCCGAAGGCAAGGTGGTGCTGGACCTCCTGTTGTCGACTGGGCGCTTCGCCGCCGAATCGGCCCTCATCCTCGAAAACAGGCTGGCGGGCGTGCAGGAGATCTTGCGCAAGGCGCCTCCCGAGTTTCCGGTCTATGTCGCCGCGGGCGAGGTCATGGACCGGATCGCCGGTTTCCACATGCATCGCGGCATCCTGGCGATCGGCATGCGTGGCGATCCGGCGCCCGCCGAGATTCTGGTGGAGACCTTGCCCCGGCGCGCATTGGCCGTCGTCCTGGTCGGCATATCCAATCATGACAATATGGGGGCGATCTTCCGCAATGCGGCCGCCTTCGGCGCGGGCGCGGTACTGCTCGACCGAACGTGCTGCGATCCGCTCTACCGCAAGGCAATCCGTGTTTCGGTCGGCGCGGCGCTGAAGGTTCCCTTCGCCACCTTCGACGATACCGGAACCTTCACCGCGACGCTCGATCGGCTCGGCTTCAGCCAGTTCGCGCTCTCGCCACGCGGAAACGTCGACATCCGCGCCGTGGAACGCTCGGCGCGCCTGGCGCTCTATCTCGGCACCGAAGGCGAAGGCCTGCCCCGGGATCTGCTTGCCCGGCTGCAAACGGTGAGGATCGCAATGGCGGAAGGTTTCGACAGCCTGAACGTCGCCGCCGCGTCGGCAATAGCCCTGCATCGCTTTTCGAAAGCCGGCGACGCATAG
- a CDS encoding CaiB/BaiF CoA transferase family protein has translation MNGSPTGAGAAAGKTGPLAGLKVIEMAGLGPVPLAALMLSEMGAEVLRIERADAGQPLLSLPQEYDLDRHGRSVLKLDLKHPAGAELLLRLAAQADLLVEGFRPGVMERLGLGPDVVVQRNPALIYGRLTGFGQDGPLSGRAGHDITYLAYAGLLHAVGRQDAPPAPPLNLVADQGGGAMMLIAGVLAALFQRSRSGKGQVVDASMIEGASMLAAPIHAYMAAGLWSDRRGENLLDSGAPFYDTYETADARHVAVGCFEPRFFDEFARLLPLDGHFVGSQYDKSSWPAMRAAIAGRIKAKTRDEWAELFAATDACVAPVLSLVEARNHPHNRARQSFVKSGELDRPAPAPRFSQGAQTLAAAPAVADREPLGILTRFGLSEEEIGALAKAGVFGR, from the coding sequence ATGAATGGCTCGCCGACAGGCGCCGGTGCTGCCGCCGGAAAGACCGGCCCGCTCGCTGGCCTCAAAGTGATCGAGATGGCCGGGCTCGGTCCGGTGCCGCTTGCCGCCCTGATGCTGTCCGAAATGGGCGCCGAGGTGCTGCGCATCGAACGCGCCGACGCTGGCCAGCCGCTCCTGAGCCTACCGCAAGAATACGATCTCGACCGCCACGGCCGTTCCGTCCTCAAGCTCGACCTCAAGCACCCGGCGGGCGCGGAATTGCTGCTGCGCCTTGCGGCACAGGCCGACTTGCTCGTCGAAGGCTTCCGCCCCGGCGTGATGGAGCGGCTCGGGCTGGGGCCGGATGTCGTTGTCCAGCGCAATCCGGCGCTGATCTATGGTCGCCTGACCGGCTTCGGCCAGGACGGGCCGCTGTCCGGGCGAGCCGGGCACGACATCACCTATCTCGCCTATGCGGGCCTCCTGCACGCGGTCGGCAGGCAGGACGCGCCGCCGGCGCCGCCGCTCAACCTCGTCGCGGATCAAGGCGGCGGCGCCATGATGCTGATCGCGGGCGTGCTCGCCGCTCTCTTCCAGCGCTCGCGCAGCGGAAAGGGCCAGGTGGTCGATGCCTCGATGATCGAGGGAGCCTCGATGCTCGCCGCACCCATTCACGCCTATATGGCGGCGGGTCTGTGGAGCGACAGGCGCGGCGAGAACCTGCTCGATTCCGGGGCGCCTTTCTACGATACCTATGAGACGGCGGACGCAAGGCACGTTGCCGTCGGCTGTTTCGAACCGCGCTTCTTCGACGAATTCGCCAGGCTGCTGCCGCTCGACGGGCATTTTGTCGGCAGCCAGTACGACAAGTCGTCATGGCCCGCGATGCGCGCCGCCATTGCCGGCCGGATCAAGGCAAAGACGCGCGACGAATGGGCCGAGCTTTTCGCCGCGACGGATGCCTGCGTGGCGCCCGTGCTGTCCCTGGTCGAAGCCAGGAACCATCCGCACAATCGTGCCAGGCAAAGCTTCGTGAAGTCCGGCGAACTCGATCGCCCGGCGCCGGCACCGCGTTTCTCGCAAGGCGCACAAACGCTTGCCGCAGCTCCGGCCGTCGCCGATCGAGAGCCCTTAGGCATATTGACCCGTTTCGGCTTGAGCGAAGAGGAGATCGGAGCGCTTGCAAAGGCGGGTGTATTCGGTCGATAA
- a CDS encoding HugZ family protein — MTEPKKDVIRETDAEAIRLAKTLIRAARFGALAAIEPGTGAPLASRVGVATDIDGAPLILISMLSAHTGALLADPRCSLLLGEPGKGDPLAHPRISLACRALRLERGSTDQIRGERRYLNRNPKARLYAGLGDFSFFRLEPERASLNGGFGKAFLLDRDDFINGAALVEEFAGSEQAALDHMNADHRDALALYARHLGRAEGDGWIATGFDPDGMDLAAADATCRIFFPRSLQSARELRSALVEMAKAGRAAEQER, encoded by the coding sequence GTGACCGAACCGAAGAAGGACGTCATCCGCGAGACCGACGCAGAGGCGATCAGGCTGGCGAAAACCCTGATCCGCGCGGCGCGTTTCGGCGCGCTCGCGGCGATCGAGCCTGGCACCGGCGCGCCGCTGGCAAGCAGGGTTGGCGTCGCCACCGACATCGACGGCGCGCCGCTGATCCTGATCTCGATGCTGTCCGCGCATACCGGTGCGTTGCTCGCCGATCCGCGTTGTTCGCTGCTGCTTGGCGAACCCGGCAAGGGCGATCCGCTGGCGCATCCGCGCATCAGCCTGGCATGCCGGGCCCTGCGGCTGGAGCGGGGATCGACCGATCAGATCCGCGGCGAGCGGCGCTACCTCAACCGCAATCCGAAGGCGAGGCTTTATGCCGGGCTCGGCGACTTCTCGTTCTTCCGGCTCGAGCCCGAACGCGCCAGCCTGAACGGCGGCTTCGGCAAGGCCTTTCTTCTCGACCGCGACGATTTCATCAACGGCGCCGCCCTTGTCGAGGAGTTCGCCGGCAGCGAACAGGCGGCACTCGATCACATGAATGCCGACCATCGCGACGCGCTTGCCCTTTATGCCCGTCATCTCGGCCGCGCCGAAGGCGACGGCTGGATCGCCACCGGTTTCGATCCCGATGGCATGGATCTCGCCGCCGCCGATGCGACCTGCAGGATTTTCTTTCCCCGGTCTCTGCAAAGCGCACGCGAATTGCGTTCGGCGCTTGTCGAGATGGCAAAGGCGGGACGCGCCGCGGAGCAAGAGCGATAG
- a CDS encoding 3-hydroxyacyl-CoA dehydrogenase yields the protein MNPNGQIAIVTGGGSGLGEATARALAAKGASVAILDVGIERAAKVAADIGGIAVQCDVGSGDGAAAAIAEVAEKLGPPRILVNCAGIAIGVKTIGKDGPHPLDQYRKVIEINLIGTFNMIRLVADRAAKLDPLAGGERGVIVNTASVAAYDGQIGQAAYAASKGGVVGMTLPVARDLARSGIRVCTIAPGIFKTPMMAGMPQEVQDSLGASVPFPPRLGEPSEYAALALHIVENQMLNGETIRLDGAIRMAPK from the coding sequence ATGAACCCGAACGGCCAGATCGCGATCGTCACCGGCGGCGGATCGGGCCTTGGCGAGGCGACGGCGCGCGCGTTGGCGGCCAAGGGCGCCAGTGTCGCCATCCTCGACGTGGGCATCGAGCGCGCGGCAAAAGTCGCGGCCGACATCGGCGGCATTGCCGTCCAATGCGATGTCGGCAGCGGCGACGGCGCTGCCGCCGCGATCGCCGAAGTGGCTGAAAAGCTCGGGCCGCCGCGCATCCTGGTCAATTGCGCCGGCATCGCCATCGGCGTGAAGACGATCGGCAAGGACGGACCGCATCCGCTCGACCAGTACCGCAAGGTGATCGAGATCAACCTGATCGGCACCTTCAACATGATCCGCCTCGTCGCCGACCGGGCGGCGAAACTCGATCCGCTCGCCGGCGGCGAGCGCGGCGTCATCGTCAACACCGCCTCCGTCGCCGCCTATGACGGCCAGATCGGCCAGGCCGCCTACGCGGCCTCCAAGGGTGGCGTCGTCGGCATGACGCTGCCTGTGGCGCGCGATCTCGCCCGCTCCGGCATTCGCGTCTGCACCATCGCGCCCGGTATCTTCAAGACGCCGATGATGGCAGGCATGCCGCAGGAAGTGCAGGATTCGCTCGGCGCTTCCGTGCCCTTCCCGCCGCGGCTCGGCGAGCCGTCGGAATATGCAGCACTTGCCCTCCACATCGTCGAGAACCAGATGCTGAACGGCGAGACCATCCGCCTCGACGGCGCCATCCGCATGGCGCCGAAATAA
- a CDS encoding DUF1153 domain-containing protein — protein MTDLVRPRVKYVIGPDGSPLTIADLPPTNTRRWVIRRKAEVVAAVRGGLLSLEEACQRYKLTTEEFLSWQASIDEYGLAGLRTTRIQQYRH, from the coding sequence ATGACCGATCTGGTTAGACCTAGAGTCAAGTATGTTATTGGGCCTGACGGCAGCCCTCTTACGATTGCAGATCTGCCGCCGACGAACACTCGGCGCTGGGTTATCCGGCGCAAGGCGGAAGTGGTCGCCGCGGTACGCGGCGGCCTGCTCAGCCTTGAGGAAGCCTGCCAGCGCTACAAGCTCACAACCGAAGAATTTCTCTCCTGGCAGGCATCGATCGACGAATACGGCCTTGCCGGGCTGCGCACCACGCGGATCCAGCAATACCGCCACTAG
- a CDS encoding winged helix-turn-helix transcriptional regulator, giving the protein MDSEDRSPFGYDAFRRTCPSHTVLEMLASKWVYLTVCALRRGRLRNGELARKLEGITPKMLTQTLRVLERDGLVRREVFAVIPPRVEYELTELGQNLAGLLSQIRSWAEEHAPEIKDARARASADHGEMGAVP; this is encoded by the coding sequence ATGGATAGTGAAGACAGATCGCCATTCGGCTACGACGCGTTCCGACGCACCTGCCCGTCGCATACGGTGCTGGAGATGCTGGCCAGCAAATGGGTTTATCTCACGGTCTGCGCGTTGCGGCGCGGGCGGCTGCGCAATGGCGAGTTGGCGCGCAAGCTGGAAGGCATCACGCCCAAGATGCTGACGCAGACGCTGCGCGTGCTGGAGCGCGACGGCCTCGTGCGACGCGAGGTGTTTGCGGTCATCCCGCCGCGCGTAGAGTATGAGCTGACGGAGCTTGGCCAGAACCTGGCGGGGCTGCTCAGCCAGATACGCTCCTGGGCGGAAGAGCATGCGCCGGAAATCAAGGATGCCCGGGCCCGGGCATCGGCCGATCATGGCGAGATGGGCGCTGTGCCGTGA
- a CDS encoding NADP-dependent oxidoreductase, with the protein MRAVIQTSVGGPEVLFVAEPPDPAPRPGEVLVRVKAAGINPVDGAVRGGFYPLLGEPPFILGWDISGTVAALGPGVTAFKVGDEVFGMPHFPKQAGAYAELAAAPADEIAAKPAAIDHEQAAALPLAGLTAWQGLVRHGGLQAGQRVLVHAGAGGVGHLAVQIAKARGAYVIATASPNKLDFVRSLGADDVVDYTKGNFVEQVGNVDLVLDPIGGDHVGESLKVVRDGGVLVSLLDVHDATRAKAKARGVRVERMSVVPDREGLVELARLVDAKKLMPHVAKAFPLDQAAAAHAFLAARPIGKVVLTV; encoded by the coding sequence ATGCGTGCCGTTATCCAGACTTCCGTCGGCGGACCCGAGGTCCTTTTCGTGGCCGAGCCGCCCGACCCGGCGCCCAGACCCGGTGAAGTGCTCGTCCGCGTCAAGGCGGCGGGCATCAACCCGGTCGACGGCGCCGTGCGCGGCGGTTTCTATCCGTTGCTTGGCGAACCGCCTTTCATCCTGGGCTGGGACATTTCGGGGACCGTCGCGGCGCTCGGCCCCGGAGTGACCGCCTTCAAGGTCGGCGACGAGGTGTTTGGCATGCCGCACTTCCCCAAACAGGCTGGAGCCTATGCCGAGCTCGCCGCGGCGCCGGCGGACGAGATCGCCGCGAAGCCCGCCGCCATCGACCATGAGCAGGCTGCGGCCTTGCCGCTGGCCGGACTGACGGCCTGGCAAGGCCTCGTGCGCCATGGCGGCCTGCAGGCCGGACAACGCGTGCTGGTTCACGCCGGCGCCGGCGGTGTCGGCCATCTGGCGGTCCAGATCGCCAAGGCGCGCGGCGCTTATGTCATCGCTACAGCCAGCCCGAACAAGCTCGACTTCGTCCGTTCGCTCGGCGCCGATGACGTCGTCGACTACACCAAAGGCAACTTCGTCGAACAGGTCGGCAATGTCGATCTTGTGCTCGACCCCATCGGCGGCGACCATGTCGGCGAGTCGCTGAAGGTGGTGCGTGATGGTGGCGTCCTGGTGTCGCTGCTCGACGTTCACGACGCCACCAGGGCGAAGGCCAAGGCGCGCGGTGTCCGCGTCGAGCGCATGTCCGTGGTGCCCGATCGCGAGGGCCTTGTCGAACTCGCCAGGCTGGTCGACGCCAAAAAGCTGATGCCGCACGTGGCCAAAGCTTTTCCGCTCGATCAGGCGGCGGCCGCCCATGCCTTCCTTGCGGCCCGACCCATCGGCAAGGTCGTGCTGACTGTTTGA
- a CDS encoding DUF1134 domain-containing protein — MFSRYYDRTFVRVLAMTITLLGALVLSTAASRAQQYTAQEIVDSGHKFFGETSGGLATVVEKIFASYGLPNGYLLGEEGSGALIGGLTYGEGTLYTKNAGDHKVFWQGPSLGWDFGGEGSRVMMLVYNLDDISSLYNRFGGVAGSAYVIAGVGFNVLQSNRVLIVPIRTGVGARLGVNLGYLKLTERPTWNPF; from the coding sequence ATGTTTTCCCGATACTACGACCGGACGTTCGTCCGTGTCCTCGCCATGACCATCACGCTCCTGGGGGCTCTTGTCCTTTCGACCGCTGCGTCACGGGCCCAACAATACACCGCTCAGGAGATCGTCGATTCCGGTCATAAATTCTTCGGCGAGACGTCCGGCGGCCTTGCCACCGTCGTCGAGAAGATCTTTGCCTCCTACGGCCTGCCCAACGGCTACCTGCTGGGCGAGGAAGGATCCGGCGCGCTGATCGGCGGCCTGACCTATGGCGAAGGGACGCTCTACACCAAGAACGCTGGCGACCATAAGGTGTTCTGGCAAGGTCCGTCGCTCGGCTGGGATTTCGGCGGCGAGGGATCGCGGGTGATGATGCTTGTCTACAACCTCGACGACATCAGCAGCCTTTATAACCGCTTCGGCGGCGTTGCCGGCTCCGCCTATGTCATTGCGGGCGTCGGTTTCAACGTATTGCAGAGCAACCGGGTGCTGATTGTGCCGATCCGCACCGGCGTAGGTGCCCGTCTCGGGGTCAATCTCGGCTATCTGAAGCTCACCGAAAGGCCGACCTGGAACCCGTTCTGA
- a CDS encoding ArsR/SmtB family transcription factor encodes MISNKLIANAESAAAFLTLMGNEKRLLIVAHLIDDEMSVGAIAEKVQLSQSALSQHLAKLRALDLVETRRDRQMIYYSCKSEAVRELLRMLEGIFGDGDLSQMAYRLRRAGA; translated from the coding sequence ATGATCTCAAATAAGCTAATCGCCAATGCGGAATCGGCGGCCGCCTTTCTCACCCTCATGGGCAACGAAAAGCGCTTGCTGATCGTGGCCCATCTGATCGACGATGAAATGTCGGTCGGCGCCATCGCCGAGAAGGTGCAACTCAGCCAATCCGCGCTGTCGCAGCATCTCGCCAAGCTGAGGGCGCTCGATCTCGTCGAAACCCGGCGCGACCGCCAGATGATTTACTATTCCTGCAAATCCGAGGCGGTGCGCGAATTGCTGCGCATGCTGGAAGGCATTTTCGGCGACGGCGACCTCTCCCAGATGGCCTATCGGCTGCGCCGCGCCGGGGCTTGA
- a CDS encoding response regulator translates to MKRCLFVDDSSVIRKVAKRILGGSDMIVVEASTGVEAAEICAGEMPDVIVIDGGLADIQAVDLIRRIRAIESSARPQILISLVEVDVAAIMRAKRAGAQGYLLKPFNRAQLLESFRVLKIAA, encoded by the coding sequence ATGAAGCGCTGCCTGTTCGTCGATGATTCGAGCGTCATCAGGAAGGTCGCAAAACGCATTCTTGGCGGCTCGGACATGATTGTCGTCGAGGCCTCGACCGGGGTCGAGGCTGCCGAGATTTGCGCCGGCGAGATGCCCGATGTCATCGTCATCGACGGTGGTCTTGCCGACATCCAGGCGGTCGACCTCATTCGCCGTATCCGCGCCATCGAAAGCTCTGCCCGGCCGCAGATCCTGATCTCGCTGGTTGAAGTCGATGTGGCTGCGATCATGCGCGCCAAGCGCGCCGGCGCCCAGGGCTATCTGCTGAAGCCCTTCAACCGTGCGCAACTGCTCGAAAGCTTCCGCGTCCTGAAGATAGCCGCCTGA
- a CDS encoding flagellar export protein FliJ has translation MKSRENLVRLKQFQVNEKRRQLLQLDMMIAEFERMAVELEAQIIAEEKKAGITDINHFAYPTFAKAARLRRDNLRNSQSDLAQQRSTAESLLGEAEAELSKAEMLESRDTKIRETEIGGRSAMIG, from the coding sequence ATGAAGTCACGTGAAAACCTCGTTCGACTGAAGCAGTTTCAGGTGAATGAGAAGCGGCGCCAGCTCTTGCAGCTGGACATGATGATCGCCGAGTTCGAGCGCATGGCCGTAGAGCTGGAAGCGCAGATCATCGCCGAAGAGAAAAAAGCCGGCATCACCGACATCAACCATTTCGCCTATCCGACCTTCGCCAAGGCGGCTCGCCTGCGCCGCGACAATCTCAGGAACTCACAAAGCGACCTCGCCCAGCAGCGAAGCACCGCCGAATCATTACTCGGCGAAGCTGAAGCGGAGCTGTCCAAGGCGGAGATGCTGGAATCGCGAGACACCAAGATCCGCGAAACCGAAATTGGCGGCCGCAGCGCCATGATCGGCTGA
- the chpT gene encoding histidine phosphotransferase ChpT — MAELFTLSAPDLAALLCSRVCHDIISPVGAINNGLELLDEGGADEDAMKLIRQSAKNASARLQFARIAFGAAGSAGMMIDTGDAEAVAIAFLKNEKPELVWNGPRALLPKNKVKLLLNLILVANAAIPRGGKLVVTLESLETEPRFSLAAGGPMLRVPPKFLELHSGHKPEEPIDAHSVQPYYTLLLAREANMTISIHATADEIVLTAA; from the coding sequence ATGGCCGAGCTTTTCACTCTTTCCGCGCCAGATCTCGCTGCGCTGCTTTGCAGCCGTGTCTGCCACGACATCATTTCGCCGGTGGGCGCGATCAACAACGGCCTTGAGCTGCTCGACGAAGGCGGCGCCGACGAAGACGCCATGAAGCTCATTCGCCAGAGCGCCAAGAACGCCTCGGCGCGATTGCAGTTTGCCCGCATCGCCTTCGGCGCCGCGGGTTCCGCCGGCATGATGATCGACACCGGCGATGCCGAGGCCGTGGCCATCGCTTTCCTGAAGAACGAAAAGCCGGAACTGGTGTGGAACGGCCCCCGAGCGCTCTTGCCCAAGAACAAGGTCAAGCTGCTGCTTAACCTCATTCTCGTCGCCAACGCGGCCATACCGCGCGGCGGCAAGCTGGTGGTCACGCTGGAAAGTCTCGAAACCGAGCCGCGTTTTTCGCTGGCGGCCGGTGGCCCGATGCTGCGCGTGCCGCCGAAATTCCTCGAACTGCATTCCGGCCACAAGCCGGAGGAGCCGATCGACGCCCATTCGGTCCAGCCTTACTATACGCTGCTTCTGGCGCGCGAGGCCAATATGACGATCTCGATCCACGCGACCGCCGACGAGATCGTGTTGACGGCTGCATAA
- the ctrA gene encoding response regulator transcription factor CtrA, giving the protein MRVLLIEDDSATAQSIELMLKSESFNVYTTDLGEEGVDLGKLYDYDIILLDLNLPDMSGYEVLRTLRLSKVKTPILILSGMAGIEDKVRGLGFGADDYMTKPFHKDELVARIHAIVRRSKGHAQSVITTGDLVVNLDAKTVEVGGQRVHLTGKEYQMLELLSLRKGTTLTKEMFLNHLYGGMDEPELKIIDVFICKLRKKLDAASGGQNYIETVWGRGYVLREPEDIRVSA; this is encoded by the coding sequence ATGCGTGTTCTGCTGATTGAAGATGACAGTGCAACCGCACAGAGCATCGAACTGATGCTGAAATCGGAAAGCTTCAACGTCTATACGACCGATCTCGGCGAAGAAGGTGTCGATCTCGGCAAGCTCTACGATTACGACATCATCCTTCTGGATCTCAATCTCCCCGACATGTCGGGCTATGAAGTCCTGCGGACGCTGCGCCTCTCCAAGGTCAAGACACCGATCCTGATCCTCTCCGGCATGGCCGGTATCGAGGACAAGGTGCGCGGCCTGGGCTTTGGCGCCGACGACTATATGACCAAGCCCTTCCACAAGGACGAGCTGGTGGCGCGCATCCATGCGATCGTGCGCCGCTCCAAGGGCCATGCCCAGTCGGTCATCACCACGGGCGACCTGGTGGTCAATCTCGACGCCAAGACGGTCGAGGTCGGCGGCCAGCGCGTGCACCTGACCGGCAAGGAATACCAGATGCTGGAGCTGCTCTCGCTGCGCAAGGGCACCACGCTCACCAAGGAAATGTTCCTCAACCATCTCTATGGCGGCATGGACGAGCCGGAGCTGAAGATCATCGACGTCTTCATCTGCAAGCTGCGCAAGAAACTCGACGCGGCGTCCGGCGGCCAGAACTACATCGAGACGGTCTGGGGCCGCGGCTATGTGCTGCGCGAGCCCGAAGACATCCGCGTCAGCGCGTAA